Proteins from a single region of Nitrososphaerota archaeon:
- a CDS encoding peptidylprolyl isomerase, whose protein sequence is MYEVPPAYAEIGTSQGDIYVQLFTNCAPKTVANFENLSSTGFYDNLVFHRIVPGFVIQTGDPNTRGAVNSTRSTWGQGGSPQTVPLEVSRCPTLTNAAGYVAMAREGNTTYGFNTGSSQFYIVLDNQTQPTLSQLDGYYTIFGKVVSGMNAVCALANKNTDPTYGSTVPSTSYLVSQPIYPQRAMMYNVTIIPASEAPASVPIQQC, encoded by the coding sequence ATCTACGAGGTCCCGCCCGCATACGCCGAGATAGGGACGAGCCAGGGGGACATCTACGTCCAGCTCTTCACCAACTGCGCCCCGAAGACCGTGGCGAACTTCGAGAACCTCTCGAGCACAGGGTTCTACGACAACCTCGTGTTCCACAGGATCGTACCGGGGTTCGTGATACAGACAGGCGACCCCAACACCAGGGGCGCTGTCAACAGCACCCGCTCGACCTGGGGGCAGGGCGGGTCGCCCCAGACCGTCCCTCTGGAGGTGTCCAGGTGCCCCACCCTCACCAACGCGGCGGGGTACGTCGCCATGGCCAGGGAAGGGAACACGACCTATGGGTTCAACACCGGGTCCTCGCAGTTCTACATCGTCCTGGACAACCAGACCCAGCCCACGCTCTCCCAGCTGGACGGGTACTACACCATCTTCGGGAAGGTCGTCTCCGGGATGAACGCGGTCTGCGCGTTGGCCAACAAGAACACCGACCCCACCTACGGGTCCACGGTCCCCTCGACTTCCTACCTCGTGTCTCAGCCCATCTACCCGCAGCGCGCGATGATGTACAACGTGACCATCATACCTGCGTCAGAGGCGCCGGCCTCTGTGCCGATACAGCAGTGCTGA
- a CDS encoding APC family permease has translation MSKPSVWIREATGVVKNVNPLTMFWANMGEIGFGGGFLFLNIIFASFISSIPGGSNPEDVIPAVGVFTIAVLFEAYIFYHITHSVGRTGGDYVWLSRIVNPSFAGFLMLGFVFTGIPFIGVDLFFLFSTMAPSFATLGQVTNNAGLSTAATALNFYGGAFNAPEAIAIGLAIIAIITVIDIFRPSLGFKVLAGFVALGTLAALAMAALFLMAGPSGVQSSLNSYLGTYGLYYFNGTGYSAATSVNQLATLPALGGGVPSFSWMGAFLLLPFVAIYMPWINNVAAFGGELKSIKKSAMYATFAVVLASGVLLLLFNQLYISYVGGPAVTFGLAQTSSTMLSVATMISGNNAALGWFMNLGFSLWFLAAIAQTILVISRYLLSMGFDRFIPTWFANVSNRFHSPVNGLVFPAVIAGVVTIFVMYYSFISAFTTTGLGTMYFACIGLTAIYYAYNRRAQLKGTATALIISGVVVLAFFAVLTAEFFVYPYFGVSIGNLGAAISAGMNYYNPAGVQQIYGGLPWLIIIFGFWIVGAFWYTIRKRYLKSKGIDLSVTYKEIPPE, from the coding sequence TTGTCCAAACCCTCGGTCTGGATTCGGGAAGCAACGGGCGTTGTGAAGAACGTTAACCCACTTACCATGTTTTGGGCCAACATGGGGGAGATCGGCTTCGGCGGAGGGTTCCTGTTCCTCAACATCATATTTGCGTCGTTCATCAGCTCGATCCCCGGAGGGTCGAACCCAGAGGACGTCATCCCCGCGGTGGGGGTGTTCACCATCGCCGTCCTCTTCGAGGCATACATCTTCTATCACATCACCCACAGCGTGGGGAGGACCGGCGGGGACTACGTCTGGCTGAGCAGGATAGTGAACCCCTCGTTCGCCGGGTTCCTGATGCTCGGGTTCGTCTTCACCGGGATTCCTTTCATCGGCGTGGACCTGTTCTTCCTCTTCTCTACGATGGCTCCCTCCTTCGCCACCCTCGGACAGGTGACGAACAACGCGGGGCTCTCGACGGCCGCGACGGCGCTGAACTTCTACGGCGGGGCCTTCAACGCCCCTGAGGCCATCGCGATAGGGCTGGCCATAATCGCGATCATCACGGTCATCGACATCTTCAGGCCCTCCCTCGGGTTCAAGGTCCTGGCAGGCTTCGTCGCCCTGGGGACCCTGGCGGCGCTGGCGATGGCCGCCCTCTTCCTGATGGCGGGCCCGTCGGGGGTCCAGTCGTCGCTGAACTCCTACCTCGGGACCTACGGGCTCTACTACTTCAACGGGACGGGTTATAGCGCCGCTACGAGCGTCAACCAGCTTGCGACGCTCCCGGCTCTCGGGGGAGGGGTGCCTTCGTTCTCCTGGATGGGGGCCTTCCTGCTGCTCCCGTTCGTCGCGATTTACATGCCTTGGATCAACAACGTGGCTGCCTTCGGCGGGGAGCTGAAGAGCATCAAGAAGAGCGCGATGTACGCGACCTTCGCCGTAGTCCTCGCCAGCGGTGTCCTCCTGCTCCTCTTCAACCAGCTCTACATCTCGTACGTCGGCGGCCCCGCGGTGACCTTCGGGCTGGCGCAGACGTCGTCGACCATGCTGAGCGTCGCGACTATGATATCCGGGAACAACGCCGCCCTCGGCTGGTTCATGAACCTCGGGTTCTCCCTCTGGTTCCTTGCGGCCATCGCCCAGACCATCCTCGTGATATCCAGGTACCTCCTCAGTATGGGGTTCGACAGGTTCATCCCCACGTGGTTCGCGAACGTCAGCAACAGGTTCCACTCTCCGGTCAACGGGCTCGTCTTCCCCGCCGTGATCGCCGGCGTCGTGACCATCTTCGTGATGTACTATTCGTTCATCTCCGCCTTCACCACGACGGGGCTGGGGACTATGTACTTCGCCTGCATCGGCCTCACCGCGATCTACTACGCCTACAACAGAAGGGCGCAGCTGAAAGGGACGGCCACCGCGCTCATCATCTCAGGGGTCGTAGTCCTGGCGTTCTTCGCCGTCCTTACGGCGGAGTTCTTCGTCTACCCGTACTTCGGGGTAAGCATAGGCAACCTCGGGGCGGCGATATCGGCAGGGATGAATTACTACAACCCGGCCGGAGTCCAGCAGATATACGGAGGCCTCCCGTGGCTCATCATAATCTTCGGGTTCTGGATCGTAGGGGCGTTCTGGTACACGATAAGGAAGCGGTACCTGAAGAGCAAAGGGATAGACCTCTCGGTCACCTACAAGGAGATCCCGCCGGAATAA
- the thrS gene encoding threonine--tRNA ligase, with the protein MKILQMHVDFIEYTPVKREIKGAEDVDPRTVREEDLVVLFTAFESGDDAALTGKAVAEAKEFLSKLGTKRLMLYPFAHLSQDLAPPDEALSLLLGMEKAAKESGLEVSRAPFGWTKALQVKVKGHPLAEMSRSYSHGGPAQAPKLKARRELTDAEAMARLKRSEYANLPESDHRVIGERLDLFSFQEVSPGMVYLHQKGLALRDALVGFLRQEYAKDGYQEVSTPALANTALWQVSGHSAHYKDNMFLTSLGNEEMGMKPMNCPSHFLIYKTRKWSFRELPVRYAAFDPLYRNELSGVASGLFRVKSLSQDDAHIICTEEQAEGEVAKLLDLMERVYGVFGLAYKVKISTRPDDSMGSDEEWERATSALTRAVESRGWKYEVKEKEGNFYSPKIDVDVKDSLGREWQCGTFQFDLQMPKRFKLAYTASDGKEHTPVVIHRAILGSLERFMGIMLEHYKGALPVWLSPVQARVIPLSDEHLEYARGVLGALAAGGVRVEGDFSSGTMGAKIRDAQLQKIPYMLVVGKKEEDSKTVAVRTRAGAQTFGVKVEDFVSTVKSEAASHR; encoded by the coding sequence TTGAAGATCCTGCAGATGCACGTCGACTTCATAGAATACACCCCGGTAAAGAGGGAGATCAAGGGAGCCGAGGACGTCGACCCCCGGACCGTAAGAGAGGAGGACCTCGTGGTGCTGTTCACGGCGTTCGAGTCGGGGGACGACGCCGCGCTCACCGGGAAGGCGGTGGCCGAAGCGAAGGAGTTCCTGTCGAAGCTGGGGACGAAGCGACTGATGCTGTACCCGTTCGCGCACCTCAGCCAGGACCTCGCCCCGCCTGACGAGGCGCTTTCCCTCCTCCTGGGGATGGAGAAGGCGGCGAAGGAGTCGGGACTGGAGGTCAGCAGGGCGCCCTTCGGTTGGACGAAGGCGCTGCAGGTCAAGGTCAAAGGCCACCCGCTGGCTGAGATGTCCAGGAGCTACAGCCACGGCGGGCCAGCGCAGGCCCCGAAGCTGAAGGCGAGGAGGGAGCTGACCGACGCGGAGGCGATGGCCAGGCTGAAGAGGAGCGAGTACGCGAACCTCCCGGAGTCGGACCACAGGGTCATCGGAGAACGCCTCGACCTTTTCAGCTTCCAGGAGGTCTCCCCCGGGATGGTGTACCTCCATCAGAAGGGGCTGGCGCTCAGGGACGCCCTGGTCGGGTTCCTCAGGCAGGAGTATGCGAAGGACGGGTACCAGGAGGTGAGCACCCCGGCGCTCGCGAACACCGCGCTCTGGCAGGTCAGCGGGCACAGCGCCCACTACAAGGACAACATGTTCCTCACCTCGCTGGGGAACGAGGAGATGGGGATGAAGCCGATGAACTGCCCCTCCCACTTCCTGATTTACAAGACGAGGAAATGGAGTTTTCGCGAGCTCCCGGTCAGGTACGCGGCCTTCGACCCCCTCTACAGGAACGAGCTGAGCGGCGTAGCGAGCGGGCTCTTCAGGGTGAAGTCCCTATCGCAGGACGACGCACACATCATCTGCACGGAGGAGCAGGCCGAAGGGGAGGTGGCAAAGCTCCTCGACCTCATGGAGAGGGTCTACGGCGTCTTCGGGCTCGCGTACAAGGTGAAGATATCGACGAGGCCCGACGACTCCATGGGGAGCGACGAGGAGTGGGAGCGGGCGACGAGCGCCTTGACCCGTGCCGTGGAGTCTCGCGGATGGAAGTACGAAGTCAAGGAGAAGGAGGGGAACTTCTACTCACCCAAGATAGACGTGGACGTCAAAGACTCCCTCGGAAGGGAGTGGCAGTGCGGGACATTCCAGTTCGATCTGCAGATGCCGAAGCGGTTCAAGCTCGCCTACACGGCGTCCGACGGCAAGGAGCACACGCCGGTGGTCATCCACAGGGCGATCCTGGGGTCCCTCGAGCGCTTCATGGGGATAATGCTTGAGCACTACAAGGGCGCGCTCCCCGTCTGGCTCTCCCCCGTCCAGGCGAGGGTCATCCCTCTCTCGGACGAGCACCTGGAGTACGCCCGGGGCGTGCTCGGCGCGCTCGCCGCCGGAGGGGTCAGGGTCGAGGGGGACTTCTCGAGCGGGACCATGGGAGCCAAGATCAGGGACGCCCAGCTCCAGAAGATCCCGTACATGCTGGTGGTCGGCAAGAAAGAGGAGGACTCGAAGACGGTCGCGGTACGGACCCGGGCCGGGGCGCAGACCTTCGGGGTGAAGGTCGAAGACTTCGTCTCCACCGTGAAGTCAGAGGCCGCGTCGCACAGGTGA
- a CDS encoding DHH family phosphoesterase, which translates to MSRPTGSRLRGRGRRSAKTFCMSHSRDVDGLSSAALAVAATGGDFLLTDYDTLVPDLGRVPKGIDRLVLCDMGVDGSDEGPFVEALGRIASRAAVTYVDHHFLGRRAKRRIEGLGVELVHDESECASMLAYARFKGDLPAVAWQVPLLGAVTDGMDDSPMARRLIEGTDRLHVLAEASLLSNAVLANRGARPFLRTVVRGLSRMAEPHEIKGVEASALRQLRTSRELVRLIGERGRKLRGLAYVVVPEGTSGNVAELIPGAMGAPVGVSLAPAGGRYLVELRGTSSCKAHLGKAISEVAARYGGSGGGHRLAAGGLLPVSSAEDSLKALDGYL; encoded by the coding sequence GTGAGCCGCCCCACCGGGTCACGGCTCCGGGGCCGGGGGCGCAGGTCCGCCAAGACCTTCTGCATGTCGCACTCCCGGGACGTGGACGGGCTGAGCTCGGCAGCCCTGGCGGTGGCGGCCACGGGGGGTGACTTCCTTCTCACGGACTACGACACACTGGTGCCTGACCTGGGGAGGGTCCCGAAGGGGATCGACAGGCTCGTGCTCTGTGACATGGGGGTGGACGGCTCCGATGAAGGGCCGTTCGTCGAAGCGCTCGGGAGGATCGCCTCAAGGGCGGCCGTCACCTACGTGGACCATCATTTCCTCGGGCGGAGGGCGAAGCGCCGCATCGAGGGGCTGGGGGTGGAGCTGGTGCACGACGAAAGCGAGTGCGCGAGCATGCTCGCCTACGCGAGGTTCAAGGGCGACCTCCCTGCCGTAGCCTGGCAGGTGCCCCTGCTGGGCGCCGTTACAGACGGGATGGACGACTCGCCCATGGCCCGGCGGCTGATAGAGGGGACGGACAGGCTGCACGTCCTCGCGGAGGCTTCCCTCCTCTCCAACGCGGTCCTCGCGAACAGGGGAGCGCGCCCTTTCCTCCGGACGGTCGTCAGAGGGCTCTCGAGGATGGCCGAGCCCCACGAGATCAAAGGAGTGGAGGCGTCCGCCCTTCGCCAGCTGAGGACGTCAAGGGAGCTCGTCAGGCTCATCGGTGAACGGGGGCGGAAGCTGAGGGGGCTGGCATACGTCGTCGTCCCCGAAGGGACCAGCGGGAACGTGGCCGAGCTCATCCCTGGGGCCATGGGCGCCCCCGTGGGCGTCTCGCTCGCGCCGGCAGGCGGGCGTTACCTCGTCGAGCTGAGGGGGACCTCCAGCTGCAAGGCGCATCTGGGGAAGGCGATATCGGAGGTGGCCGCCAGGTACGGCGGGTCAGGGGGAGGGCACAGGCTCGCAGCCGGAGGGCTGCTCCCCGTGTCGTCTGCCGAAGACTCGCTGAAGGCCCTCGACGGATACCTGTGA
- a CDS encoding 30S ribosomal protein S26e encodes MSKKRKSRGRAKGGKGHSDLIYCSNCGAAVPRDKAKKVTKRTSLVEPTLARELRAAGAYIASPTQVAYYCVSCAVHYGIVKVRAKSERRSW; translated from the coding sequence TTGTCGAAGAAGAGAAAGAGCCGCGGACGTGCCAAGGGAGGAAAGGGGCACAGCGACCTCATCTACTGCAGCAACTGCGGAGCCGCCGTCCCTCGAGACAAGGCGAAGAAGGTCACTAAGAGGACGAGCCTGGTCGAGCCGACACTCGCCCGAGAGCTCAGGGCCGCCGGCGCATACATCGCGAGCCCCACGCAGGTCGCTTACTACTGCGTCTCCTGCGCTGTGCACTACGGCATCGTGAAGGTCAGGGCCAAGAGCGAACGGCGCTCCTGGTAG
- a CDS encoding ABC transporter permease subunit produces the protein MSLFAQTDFGRIVYNTVFFAVGTAVASVLVGTAFAILVDSRRRAKRAISLIAYLPYMIPFTASALIWATLFNPGYGPLDPILTSLGLPAINWLGPALQLYSLTTVGVWASIPLAFLIILAGLSSVPKQVKEAASVDGMEMWDYYSSVALPLAKGAIVTAFLMIMILGFGNFDLPYILSGAGGVPPITMATMVVYAYAEMFYANLAPQGLAAAIFVALLASIPGLLLVRTTIGASKNGRGRTWLPKIRAPKVRLPGSRRVFNAPFRYILYLVCGLVSVFILFPIYWMGLIAFRPQSLDYLLPPIIYPTKIITDVFLQTVAQASPEIITTFFVSCAVTAVTILLAAPAAYIIAREGKRALLGIMIYTFSLPSIVFVYGIFSMMVGLRLLNTWTALILTEPLFTVPFVVWTMTNFYSSLPKQYEEAALVDGYSRIRSFLSIVMPLARPGLIAAGMVAFIFSWHLLLFPLVLSQTPFSFTFPPVGSNTVTTFAILFDPDSTGGTISNNVWTQLASSGIILAIPVIILSIVAQGYLLKGLYSGGVKG, from the coding sequence GTGTCGCTCTTCGCCCAGACCGACTTCGGGCGGATCGTCTACAACACCGTCTTCTTCGCGGTCGGAACCGCCGTTGCCTCTGTCCTTGTCGGCACCGCCTTTGCGATCCTCGTAGACAGCAGGCGGAGGGCGAAGCGCGCCATCTCCCTGATAGCGTACCTCCCCTACATGATACCCTTCACAGCGAGCGCCCTGATCTGGGCGACCCTGTTCAACCCCGGGTACGGCCCCCTTGACCCGATCCTGACGTCGCTCGGCCTCCCCGCCATCAACTGGCTCGGCCCCGCCCTGCAGCTCTATTCGCTGACCACGGTGGGGGTATGGGCCTCCATCCCCCTCGCCTTCCTCATCATCCTCGCGGGCCTGTCCTCCGTCCCCAAGCAGGTGAAGGAGGCGGCGTCGGTTGACGGCATGGAGATGTGGGACTACTACTCCTCCGTGGCCCTCCCCCTGGCGAAAGGGGCGATCGTCACCGCCTTCCTCATGATCATGATACTCGGCTTCGGGAACTTCGACCTCCCCTACATCCTCAGCGGCGCGGGCGGGGTCCCCCCCATCACCATGGCGACCATGGTGGTGTATGCCTACGCCGAGATGTTCTATGCCAACCTCGCGCCTCAGGGGCTGGCCGCGGCCATATTCGTCGCGCTCCTGGCCAGCATCCCGGGGCTCCTGCTGGTCAGGACCACGATCGGAGCCTCCAAGAACGGGAGAGGGAGGACCTGGCTCCCCAAGATCCGGGCGCCGAAGGTACGCCTCCCAGGATCCCGACGGGTCTTCAACGCCCCCTTCAGGTACATCCTGTACCTCGTCTGCGGCCTCGTATCCGTGTTCATTCTCTTCCCCATCTACTGGATGGGGCTGATCGCGTTCAGGCCCCAGTCGCTCGACTACCTCCTCCCCCCGATCATCTATCCCACCAAGATAATCACTGACGTGTTCCTGCAGACGGTGGCCCAGGCGTCTCCCGAGATAATCACGACGTTCTTCGTGTCCTGCGCCGTCACGGCGGTGACCATACTCCTGGCCGCGCCCGCCGCCTACATCATAGCGAGGGAGGGCAAGCGTGCGCTTCTGGGCATCATGATCTACACCTTCTCCCTCCCGTCCATAGTCTTCGTATACGGGATCTTCTCCATGATGGTGGGGCTCCGCCTGCTCAACACGTGGACGGCGCTGATACTCACCGAGCCACTGTTCACCGTCCCGTTCGTCGTCTGGACCATGACGAACTTCTACAGCTCGCTCCCGAAGCAGTACGAGGAGGCCGCCCTGGTCGACGGATACTCGCGGATACGCTCCTTCCTCTCCATCGTGATGCCGCTGGCCAGGCCCGGGCTCATAGCCGCGGGGATGGTGGCGTTCATCTTCTCATGGCACCTGCTCCTGTTCCCGCTCGTCCTCTCGCAGACCCCGTTCTCCTTCACCTTCCCCCCTGTGGGGTCGAACACCGTCACGACGTTCGCGATACTGTTCGACCCTGACAGCACGGGCGGCACCATCAGCAACAACGTCTGGACCCAACTGGCCTCCTCGGGTATCATCCTCGCGATACCTGTGATCATCCTGTCCATCGTCGCCCAGGGTTACCTCCTGAAGGGGCTCTACTCCGGAGGCGTGAAAGGGTGA
- a CDS encoding ABC transporter ATP-binding protein, giving the protein MPAHTFSGPEARAAGVRLQGITKRFGKLTVFEDVDLEISPGELFSLVGPSGSGKTTLLRIIAGLEVQDSGHLFIGSRPVDALGPAKRNIGMVFQDYALYPNKTVMENITSPLTVRGMKKEDALKDAREIAGRLGIGETLDRRPGQISGGQQQRVALARALIKHPDVFLLDEPFSNLDAQLRFSARKFLKDVQREFGMTTIYVTHDQSEALSISDRVAIMGNGKIRQVGTPREIYASPADEFTATFIGSPPLNVMYVKVSGGSSTPVSLPLGNLADGTFKVGVRPESLVLGSGPNEAEATAFEYAGRETIVYLSIGGVEIRAIAHDVGGMGTGQRVKFSVNPGGVHVLSKEGA; this is encoded by the coding sequence GTGCCTGCCCACACTTTTTCGGGACCTGAAGCCCGGGCGGCCGGGGTAAGGTTACAAGGCATAACGAAGAGGTTCGGAAAGCTCACAGTATTCGAAGATGTGGACCTCGAGATCTCCCCGGGGGAGCTCTTCTCCCTCGTGGGGCCGTCGGGGTCGGGGAAGACGACTCTGCTGAGGATAATCGCGGGGCTCGAGGTCCAGGACTCGGGGCACCTCTTCATCGGGTCGAGACCCGTAGACGCCCTGGGTCCGGCGAAGAGGAACATAGGCATGGTGTTCCAGGACTACGCCCTCTATCCTAACAAGACCGTGATGGAGAACATCACCTCTCCTCTGACGGTGAGGGGGATGAAGAAGGAGGACGCGCTCAAAGACGCCAGGGAGATAGCCGGGCGCCTCGGCATAGGCGAGACCCTGGACAGGAGGCCCGGCCAGATCTCAGGGGGGCAGCAGCAGCGGGTCGCGCTCGCCAGAGCCCTCATCAAGCACCCGGACGTGTTCCTCCTCGACGAGCCCTTCTCCAACCTCGACGCCCAGCTGAGGTTCTCGGCCCGGAAGTTCCTGAAAGATGTGCAGAGGGAGTTCGGCATGACCACCATCTACGTGACGCACGACCAGTCCGAGGCCCTCTCCATCTCTGACAGGGTCGCCATAATGGGGAACGGGAAGATCCGCCAGGTAGGTACCCCGAGGGAGATCTATGCCTCCCCCGCCGACGAGTTCACGGCCACCTTCATCGGGAGCCCGCCGCTGAACGTCATGTACGTCAAGGTCTCGGGCGGGTCTTCGACCCCTGTCTCCCTCCCCCTCGGGAACCTCGCAGACGGGACCTTCAAGGTCGGGGTCAGGCCGGAGAGCCTGGTCCTCGGCTCGGGGCCCAACGAGGCAGAGGCCACCGCCTTCGAGTACGCAGGGCGCGAGACAATCGTGTATCTGAGCATAGGGGGGGTGGAGATCAGGGCGATCGCCCACGACGTCGGGGGGATGGGCACGGGGCAGAGGGTGAAGTTCTCGGTTAACCCGGGGGGAGTCCACGTCCTGAGCAAGGAAGGGGCCTGA
- a CDS encoding CDP-alcohol phosphatidyltransferase family protein, protein MLDRMRGRLGSLLSSVGGWFSRLEGSPTAWTGVGLVLSLLAAYSYGSGGYRGEALAGVLVLVSGWFDIVDGAVARVTGRTSTRGAFLDSTLDRVAEVALFAGILVGGYADPVWVLLALSFSLLVSYTRAKGDALGVKLAGVGIGERSERLLILSVTSLLGVVQWGVLIVLAVALFTFLERSFTAARALGGEQEPKDISTQHAAAPP, encoded by the coding sequence ATGCTTGACAGGATGAGGGGGCGCCTGGGGTCATTGCTCTCCTCCGTGGGGGGGTGGTTCTCGCGGCTCGAGGGGTCCCCCACCGCCTGGACCGGGGTCGGGCTCGTCCTGTCGCTGCTGGCCGCCTACTCCTATGGCAGCGGCGGGTACAGGGGGGAGGCGCTGGCCGGGGTCCTGGTGCTCGTGTCCGGATGGTTCGACATCGTCGACGGCGCCGTCGCCCGGGTCACCGGGAGGACGTCCACGCGCGGGGCGTTCCTCGACTCGACCCTCGACAGGGTGGCTGAAGTTGCGCTCTTCGCAGGGATACTGGTCGGCGGCTACGCGGACCCGGTCTGGGTCCTCCTGGCTCTTTCGTTCAGCCTGCTGGTGAGCTACACCCGGGCGAAGGGGGACGCCCTGGGGGTGAAGCTGGCGGGGGTCGGGATAGGAGAGAGGAGCGAGAGGCTCCTGATACTCTCGGTCACGTCCCTCCTGGGGGTGGTGCAGTGGGGGGTCCTGATTGTGCTGGCCGTCGCGCTCTTCACCTTCCTGGAGAGGAGCTTCACAGCCGCCAGGGCCCTCGGCGGGGAGCAGGAACCGAAGGATATTTCTACGCAACATGCGGCCGCCCCCCCTTAG
- a CDS encoding DMT family transporter: protein MAVVARTPTDGGRRGRALPYAAALFTTVLWSSSYVLIKEGVSEIPPLYFATLRYGLAFIILLTADLALSRRGRRHPPVGRRKGILLVVAGVGGYTVAQGLQYVGLYYLPAVTTSFLLNFNPFFVLLLGVGLLGERVTPAQLMGFGLAVLGAFAFFSEKVAWGGQVFGVAVVVASGVGWAVYMVAVRSFYGPHGLSPLRLTTVTMGVGVAGMVVLTAASGQYAPLTLDGALTVVWLASVNTALAFVLWNWSLKAIPPYELTILQDLMLIEIALFALLFLGEPITPVMAGGMGMVLAGVLVVQLKGRPAKAVPAIADQGTDAPKSQVSVEGLQRVFGRRHGEQPSGCEPVPSP, encoded by the coding sequence ATGGCCGTCGTAGCGCGCACCCCCACGGACGGGGGCCGCCGGGGGAGGGCGCTGCCATACGCCGCCGCCCTCTTCACCACGGTCCTGTGGTCTTCCTCCTACGTCCTGATAAAAGAGGGGGTATCAGAGATACCGCCGCTTTACTTCGCGACGCTGAGATACGGCCTCGCGTTCATCATACTCCTCACCGCCGACCTGGCGCTCTCCCGTCGAGGCAGACGCCACCCTCCGGTCGGGAGGCGGAAAGGCATCCTGCTGGTGGTAGCGGGGGTCGGGGGATACACCGTCGCCCAGGGCCTCCAGTACGTGGGGCTCTACTACCTCCCCGCGGTCACGACTAGCTTCCTCCTGAACTTCAACCCCTTCTTCGTCCTCCTCCTCGGGGTGGGCCTCCTGGGGGAGAGAGTCACGCCGGCACAGCTGATGGGGTTCGGCCTCGCGGTCCTGGGGGCATTCGCGTTCTTCAGCGAGAAGGTCGCCTGGGGGGGCCAGGTCTTCGGCGTCGCGGTGGTGGTCGCTTCGGGGGTCGGATGGGCCGTCTACATGGTCGCGGTCAGGTCGTTCTACGGCCCGCACGGGCTGAGCCCCCTCAGGCTGACCACCGTGACGATGGGGGTAGGGGTGGCCGGGATGGTCGTCCTGACGGCGGCGTCCGGCCAGTACGCGCCTTTGACCCTCGATGGAGCGCTCACGGTGGTCTGGCTCGCTTCGGTCAACACCGCCCTCGCATTCGTCCTCTGGAACTGGTCTCTGAAGGCGATACCGCCCTACGAGCTGACCATCCTTCAGGACCTGATGCTGATCGAGATCGCGCTGTTCGCCCTCTTATTCCTGGGGGAGCCCATCACTCCGGTCATGGCGGGGGGGATGGGGATGGTCCTCGCCGGGGTGTTGGTGGTACAGCTGAAGGGGAGGCCCGCCAAGGCGGTCCCTGCCATCGCAGACCAGGGGACGGACGCGCCCAAGTCACAGGTATCCGTCGAGGGCCTTCAGCGAGTCTTCGGCAGACGACACGGGGAGCAGCCCTCCGGCTGCGAGCCTGTGCCCTCCCCCTGA